One window from the genome of Amycolatopsis sp. NBC_01480 encodes:
- a CDS encoding S1 family peptidase: MTRRLLGGVLAAMAAFALVTAPEASAATTTFSGTVALSNCSGSVVKPADTPDTAPALVMSNGHCLESGFPSPGEVITGQDSSRTFDLLSSDGQSTLGTLQAKKIIYATMTDTDVSLYQLTSTYAQIKQQYGVSPLELVTTHPTASTHIDVVSGYWKKIYSCSIDGFVHELHENGWVWKDSIRYTPECKTIGGTSGSPIVETATGKVIGINNTSNENGERCTLNNPCEVDESGNVTVHPDTKYGEETYGIPACLSPANEIALDQAGCTLPKP; this comes from the coding sequence ATGACCCGACGCCTCCTCGGCGGCGTGCTTGCCGCGATGGCCGCGTTCGCCCTGGTCACCGCACCTGAGGCGAGTGCCGCGACCACCACGTTCTCCGGCACGGTGGCCCTGTCCAACTGCTCCGGCTCGGTGGTCAAACCGGCCGACACCCCGGACACCGCGCCGGCTTTGGTGATGTCGAACGGGCACTGCCTCGAGTCCGGCTTCCCGAGTCCCGGCGAAGTCATCACCGGACAGGACTCCAGCCGTACCTTCGACCTACTGTCCTCCGACGGCCAGAGCACACTCGGCACCCTCCAGGCGAAGAAGATCATCTACGCCACGATGACCGACACCGACGTGTCGCTCTACCAGCTGACCTCGACCTACGCCCAGATCAAGCAGCAGTACGGCGTCTCGCCGCTCGAGCTCGTCACCACGCACCCGACCGCGAGCACGCACATCGACGTGGTCTCCGGGTACTGGAAGAAGATCTACTCCTGCTCGATCGACGGGTTCGTGCACGAGCTGCACGAGAACGGCTGGGTCTGGAAGGACTCGATCCGCTACACGCCGGAGTGCAAGACCATCGGCGGCACCTCGGGCTCGCCGATCGTCGAGACCGCGACCGGCAAGGTCATCGGCATCAACAACACGTCGAACGAGAACGGCGAACGCTGCACGCTGAACAACCCGTGCGAGGTCGACGAGTCCGGCAACGTCACCGTCCACCCCGACACCAAGTACGGCGAGGAGACCTACGGTATTCCCGCCTGTCTGAGCCCGGCGAACGAAATCGCGCTCGACCAGGCCGGCTGCACCCTGCCCAAGCCCTAG
- a CDS encoding sodium-translocating pyrophosphatase, with translation MSRQFLAEGGITLTGGGYTIVGVVAVVALAALAIGYVLLKEVLAAGQGTAKMQDIAKAVQEGAAAYLKRQRNTLAVFGVIVFLLLFALPADDWNERIGRSIFFLIGAVFSFTIGYLGMWLATQANLRVAAASREEGGREIAMRVAFRTGGVVGMITVGLGLFGAAVVVLVYTGQAPKVLEGFGFGAALIAMFMRVGGGIFTKAADVGADLVGKVEQGIPEDDPRNAATIADNVGDNVGDCAGMAADLFESYAVMLVAALILGSSAFGAHGLIFPLIVPAIGVITAVIGIYITRARVGEGGLVTINRSFYISAVISAVLSAIAAFVYLPSSFSDFGADFAGTSGNPAVIATVAVIIGIVLAAIILKITGYYTGTEYKPVQDVGKTSETGAATVILSGISVGFESAVYTALVIAAAVFGAYLLGGGIALFAVALAGTGLLTTVGVIVAMDTFGPVSDNAQGIAEMSGDVDEKAAQILTELDAVGNTTKAITKGIAIATAVLAATALFGSYSDAITKAVGGTGEFIANVVNPSTLVGVIVGAAVVFLFSGLAVNAVSRAAGAVVQEVRRQFREIAGIMEGTTRPEYGKVVDIVTRDSLRELATPGLLAVFAPIAVGFGLGTGALAGYLAGAIATGTLMAIFLANSGGAWDNAKKLVEDGNHGGKGSDAHEATIIGDTVGDPFKDTAGPAINPLIKVMNLVSVLIAPAVVSLTLGGGANTTWRIVIALVALAVIVAAVVVSKRRGTVIADTPAEAKA, from the coding sequence ATGTCCCGGCAGTTCCTCGCGGAGGGCGGCATCACGCTCACCGGGGGTGGCTACACCATCGTCGGTGTGGTCGCCGTGGTCGCCCTTGCCGCACTCGCCATCGGTTACGTGCTGCTCAAGGAGGTGCTGGCCGCGGGCCAGGGCACCGCCAAGATGCAGGACATCGCCAAGGCAGTGCAGGAAGGTGCGGCCGCTTACCTCAAACGGCAGCGAAACACGCTGGCCGTTTTCGGCGTGATCGTGTTCCTGCTGCTGTTCGCGCTCCCCGCTGACGACTGGAACGAGCGCATCGGGCGCTCCATCTTCTTCCTCATCGGCGCGGTGTTCTCGTTCACCATCGGCTACCTCGGCATGTGGCTGGCGACGCAGGCGAACCTGCGCGTCGCGGCCGCGTCGCGCGAGGAAGGCGGGCGCGAGATCGCGATGCGCGTGGCGTTCCGCACCGGCGGCGTGGTCGGCATGATCACCGTCGGCCTCGGCCTGTTCGGTGCCGCGGTCGTCGTGCTCGTCTACACCGGCCAGGCCCCGAAGGTGCTGGAGGGCTTCGGCTTCGGTGCCGCGCTGATCGCCATGTTCATGCGTGTCGGCGGCGGTATCTTCACCAAGGCCGCCGACGTCGGCGCGGACCTGGTCGGCAAGGTCGAGCAGGGCATCCCGGAAGACGACCCGCGCAACGCCGCGACCATCGCGGACAACGTGGGCGACAACGTCGGTGACTGCGCCGGCATGGCCGCGGACCTGTTCGAGTCCTACGCCGTGATGCTCGTCGCCGCCCTGATCCTGGGCAGCTCCGCGTTCGGGGCGCACGGCCTGATCTTCCCGCTGATCGTGCCCGCCATCGGCGTGATCACCGCGGTGATCGGCATTTACATCACGAGGGCGCGCGTCGGCGAGGGCGGCCTGGTCACGATCAACCGCTCGTTCTACATCTCCGCGGTGATCTCCGCGGTGCTGTCGGCGATCGCCGCGTTCGTGTACCTGCCGAGCAGCTTCTCCGACTTCGGCGCGGACTTCGCCGGCACGTCCGGCAACCCCGCGGTCATCGCCACCGTCGCCGTGATCATCGGCATCGTGCTCGCCGCGATCATCCTGAAGATCACCGGTTACTACACGGGCACCGAGTACAAGCCGGTCCAGGACGTCGGCAAGACGTCGGAAACCGGTGCGGCCACGGTCATCCTGTCCGGCATCTCGGTCGGCTTCGAGTCCGCTGTGTACACCGCTCTGGTGATCGCCGCGGCGGTCTTCGGCGCGTACCTGCTGGGCGGTGGCATCGCGCTGTTCGCCGTCGCGCTCGCCGGCACCGGCCTGCTGACCACCGTCGGTGTCATCGTCGCGATGGACACCTTCGGCCCGGTCTCCGACAACGCGCAGGGCATCGCCGAGATGTCGGGCGACGTCGACGAGAAGGCCGCGCAGATCCTCACGGAGCTGGACGCGGTGGGCAACACCACCAAGGCCATCACCAAGGGCATCGCGATCGCCACGGCGGTCCTCGCGGCCACGGCGCTGTTCGGGTCCTATTCGGACGCGATCACGAAGGCGGTCGGCGGCACCGGCGAGTTCATCGCGAACGTGGTCAACCCGTCCACGCTGGTCGGCGTCATCGTCGGCGCGGCCGTGGTGTTCCTGTTCTCGGGCCTGGCCGTCAACGCGGTTTCGCGCGCGGCCGGCGCGGTGGTGCAGGAGGTGCGCCGCCAGTTCCGCGAGATCGCGGGCATCATGGAGGGCACCACGCGGCCGGAGTACGGCAAGGTCGTGGACATCGTCACGCGCGACTCGCTGCGTGAGCTCGCCACCCCGGGCCTGCTCGCGGTGTTCGCCCCGATCGCCGTGGGCTTCGGCCTCGGCACCGGCGCGCTGGCCGGCTACCTGGCCGGCGCGATCGCGACCGGCACGCTGATGGCGATCTTCCTGGCCAACTCCGGTGGGGCCTGGGACAACGCCAAGAAGCTCGTCGAGGACGGCAACCACGGCGGCAAGGGCTCGGACGCGCACGAGGCCACCATCATCGGTGACACCGTCGGTGACCCGTTCAAGGACACCGCCGGCCCGGCGATCAACCCGCTGATCAAGGTGATGAACCTGGTCTCGGTGCTGATCGCGCCCGCGGTCGTCAGCCTGACCCTCGGCGGCGGCGCCAACACCACGTGGCGCATCGTGATCGCGCTGGTCGCGCTCGCGGTGATCGTCGCCGCGGTCGTGGTGTCCAAGCGCCGCGGCACGGTGATCGCCGACACCCCGGCAGAGGCGAAAGCCTGA
- a CDS encoding DEAD/DEAH box helicase, with translation MVGERGRRLLSRVTAGIPESENPVTHVAELPTRAAVFAPWPEWAAGEVVSAFAEAGVSTPWAHQAEAAELAKAGRHVVVSTGTASGKSLAYQLPVLSELAAGAETTTLYLAPTKALGADQLRSVSSLDIPGVRAASFDGDTPMAERDWVRAHANWVFTNPDMLHRGILSAHGRWAQFFRRLSYVVVDECHSYRGVFGSHVALLLRRLRRVAEHYGADPVFVLASATTADPAAFASRLTGVGCQAVTDDASPRGARTVALWEPPLLDELTGENGAPVRRSAGSEASRILTELVVEGARSLAFVRSRRGAELTALGARRLLSEVDPALAETVAAYRSGFLPEERRALEAALLSGRLLGVATTNALELGVDIAGLDAVVLAGYPGTLASFWQQAGRAGRSGDEALVLFVARDDPLDTYLVHHPAALLDRPVETAVLDPTNPYVLGPQLACAVAELPLTEPELATFGGDAARAVLADLAEEKLLRRRSSGWYWTSRDRPHAEVGIRGSGGDEIAVVEADSGRMLGTVDPGSACFAVHPGAVYLHQGSSYVVDELDLETGLALVHAEDPDWNTSPREIVDISVLNTQSQCTHAGVTVALGEVAVTSQVVGYLRRRPSGEVLDHTPLDLPEQSLHTRAVWYTVSSDLLGPAEVTGGRAGWGSRSAAGAVAGAGPSDPLLPAGAVAAPLAAEARPSAGTGVAAPTATEAKSWVETSSPLTTDAGPPTETSAATPDSPAAAPPAGTGESVTAPPMETMPLAETGPEPVAGTGEAATPAATGAKLPGRTGKTAAPATVRTEVSAGTGKPVPPTTAGAELSVGTEETVAPVVARPEPSVGTEETATPVAAGPEPSVGTEEAVGVRAEPLVETVAPVAAGAEPSVGTTEATAPIATGSEPPVGTEETSAAGAEPLVGTEETVAPVVAGAEPSVETEVVAPVGTGGAGKAPGGAGLIPARVPGALHAAEHAAIGLLPLFATCDRWDIGGVSTAWHEDTGEATVFVHDGHPGGAGFADRGYAAIVPWLAATREAIVSCECPTGCPSCVQSPKCGNGNDPLDKAGAVAVLDTVLGALRQHGDQCGHGGA, from the coding sequence GTGGTGGGAGAGCGAGGACGGAGGCTGCTGAGCCGGGTCACAGCCGGGATTCCGGAAAGCGAGAACCCGGTGACGCACGTGGCCGAGCTGCCGACGCGCGCGGCGGTTTTCGCGCCGTGGCCGGAGTGGGCCGCGGGCGAGGTGGTGTCCGCGTTCGCGGAGGCCGGGGTGAGCACGCCGTGGGCGCATCAGGCGGAGGCGGCCGAGCTGGCGAAAGCGGGCCGGCACGTGGTGGTGTCGACCGGCACGGCGTCCGGGAAGTCGCTGGCCTACCAGCTGCCGGTCCTGTCCGAGCTGGCCGCCGGCGCGGAAACGACCACGCTGTATCTCGCGCCCACCAAGGCACTCGGCGCCGACCAGCTGCGGTCGGTGTCCTCTTTGGACATACCGGGCGTGCGCGCGGCGTCGTTCGACGGCGACACCCCGATGGCCGAGCGCGACTGGGTCCGCGCGCACGCGAACTGGGTGTTCACCAACCCCGACATGCTGCACCGCGGCATCCTCTCCGCGCACGGCCGGTGGGCGCAGTTCTTCCGCCGGCTGTCGTACGTCGTGGTCGACGAATGCCACAGCTACCGCGGGGTGTTCGGCTCCCACGTCGCGCTGCTGCTCCGGCGGCTGCGGCGGGTGGCGGAGCATTACGGGGCCGATCCGGTGTTCGTGCTGGCGTCGGCGACCACGGCGGATCCGGCGGCGTTCGCGTCGCGGCTGACCGGCGTCGGCTGTCAAGCGGTCACCGACGACGCGTCACCCCGGGGTGCACGCACGGTAGCGCTGTGGGAGCCGCCGCTGCTCGATGAGCTGACCGGCGAAAACGGCGCGCCGGTGCGGCGTTCGGCCGGCTCGGAGGCGTCGCGGATCCTCACGGAGCTGGTCGTGGAGGGCGCTCGTTCGCTGGCGTTCGTCCGCTCGCGGCGCGGGGCGGAGCTCACGGCGCTGGGCGCGCGGCGTCTGTTGTCCGAAGTGGACCCGGCGCTGGCGGAAACCGTGGCGGCGTACCGGTCGGGCTTCCTGCCGGAGGAGCGTCGCGCGTTGGAAGCGGCGCTGTTGTCCGGACGGCTGCTGGGCGTGGCGACCACCAACGCGCTGGAGCTGGGCGTCGACATCGCGGGCCTGGACGCCGTCGTGCTCGCCGGCTACCCGGGCACGCTGGCGTCGTTCTGGCAGCAGGCGGGGCGCGCGGGCCGTTCGGGCGACGAGGCGCTGGTGCTGTTCGTGGCCAGGGACGATCCGCTCGACACGTACCTGGTGCACCACCCGGCGGCGCTGCTGGACCGTCCGGTCGAGACGGCAGTGCTGGACCCGACGAACCCGTACGTGCTGGGCCCGCAGCTGGCGTGCGCCGTCGCCGAGCTGCCGCTCACCGAGCCGGAGCTGGCAACCTTCGGCGGCGACGCGGCGCGCGCGGTGCTCGCGGACCTGGCGGAGGAGAAGCTGCTGCGCCGCCGCTCGAGCGGCTGGTACTGGACGTCCCGCGACCGCCCCCACGCCGAAGTCGGCATCCGCGGCTCCGGCGGCGACGAGATCGCGGTGGTGGAAGCGGACTCCGGCCGCATGCTCGGCACCGTCGACCCGGGCTCGGCGTGCTTCGCCGTCCACCCGGGCGCCGTCTACCTCCACCAGGGCTCGTCGTACGTCGTCGACGAGCTGGACCTGGAAACCGGGCTGGCGCTGGTGCACGCCGAGGACCCGGACTGGAACACCTCGCCGCGCGAGATCGTGGACATCTCCGTGCTGAACACCCAATCGCAGTGCACGCACGCCGGCGTCACGGTCGCGCTCGGCGAGGTCGCAGTGACGTCCCAGGTCGTGGGCTACCTCCGCCGCCGCCCGTCCGGCGAGGTGCTGGACCACACGCCCCTGGACCTGCCTGAGCAAAGCCTCCACACGAGGGCAGTCTGGTACACGGTGTCGAGTGACCTGCTGGGCCCGGCGGAGGTGACGGGCGGAAGAGCTGGTTGGGGATCCCGCTCTGCGGCTGGGGCTGTTGCCGGTGCTGGGCCGTCTGACCCGCTGCTTCCGGCGGGGGCCGTTGCTGCGCCCTTGGCTGCCGAGGCCAGACCTTCGGCGGGGACTGGAGTTGCAGCGCCCACCGCGACCGAGGCCAAGTCTTGGGTGGAGACCTCGTCGCCGCTCACAACCGACGCCGGTCCGCCGACGGAAACCAGCGCGGCGACGCCGGACTCGCCCGCTGCCGCACCTCCGGCAGGGACCGGAGAATCCGTGACCGCGCCACCGATGGAGACCATGCCCCTCGCTGAGACCGGACCCGAGCCGGTGGCGGGGACCGGCGAGGCTGCAACGCCAGCTGCGACCGGAGCCAAGCTGCCGGGGCGGACCGGCAAGACCGCGGCTCCGGCCACGGTCAGAACCGAGGTGTCAGCGGGAACCGGGAAACCCGTGCCGCCGACTACGGCGGGGGCCGAACTATCGGTGGGGACCGAGGAGACCGTGGCACCCGTTGTGGCCAGGCCCGAGCCGTCGGTGGGGACCGAAGAGACAGCGACGCCCGTTGCAGCCGGGCCCGAGCCGTCGGTGGGGACCGAAGAAGCCGTTGGAGTCAGGGCCGAGCCTTTGGTGGAGACCGTGGCGCCCGTTGCCGCTGGGGCTGAGCCGTCGGTGGGGACCACGGAGGCTACGGCGCCCATTGCGACCGGGAGCGAACCTCCGGTGGGGACCGAGGAGACCAGTGCAGCCGGGGCCGAGCCATTGGTGGGGACCGAGGAGACCGTGGCACCCGTTGTGGCCGGGGCCGAGCCGTCGGTGGAGACCGAAGTTGTGGCGCCGGTGGGGACCGGGGGCGCCGGCAAGGCACCGGGGGGTGCCGGGTTGATCCCGGCACGCGTCCCCGGTGCCCTGCATGCCGCCGAGCACGCGGCGATCGGCCTGCTACCGCTGTTCGCTACGTGCGACCGCTGGGACATCGGCGGGGTGTCTACCGCGTGGCACGAAGACACCGGGGAGGCAACGGTGTTCGTGCACGATGGGCATCCCGGGGGTGCGGGATTTGCCGACCGCGGTTATGCCGCGATTGTCCCGTGGCTGGCCGCTACGCGGGAGGCGATCGTCTCCTGCGAGTGCCCGACGGGCTGCCCGT